GCCAGATCACCAGGATCTCGAAGATGAGCACCGACATCGCGGCCGGACGCATCGGGTTGGTCGGCGACAGCGTCACAGGTCCTCCCGGGTGGCGAGCAGGTCGCGGGCCTCGCCCGCCGCGATGACGGAGCCGGCCACGAGCACCCCCGTCTGCCCGTCGGAGGTGTCGGCCAGCATCACGGCCAGTTCGAGGGCCTCGGCCATGGTCGGCGCGCGGTGGACCTGGTGGGTCGCCCACACCGTCTCGGCGAGGTCGGCAAGGTCGTCGACCGCACGGGCCCGCGGGCTGGAGGACACCTTCGTGATGACGACCTGGTCCATCTTCTCCGCGAAGATCTCGAGCACCGCTTCGGCGTCCTTGTCCTGCATCATCGCCACCACGCCGACGAGGTTCGTGAAGTCGAAGCTCTCCGCCATCGCATCGATGGTGACGCGCGCGGCCTGCGGGTTGTGCGCCGTGTCGACGACGATCGCCGGCGCCGGGCGCACGAGTTCGAGTCGCGCGGGGGCCTCGACCGCACCGATCCCCTCGACGACGATCTCCGGGTTCAGCGGCTTCGACCCCAGGAAGGCCTCGACGGCGGCGACGGCGAGAGCGACGTTGCGCGCCATGTGTTCGCCGAAGAGGGGCAGGAACACGTCGCCGACGGGCCCTCCTGCGGTCTCGATGCGCAGCAGCTGGCCGCCGATGGCGAGGCTGCGATCCAGCAGGCCGAAGTCGGGGCCCTCGGCCCTGATGGGGGCACCCACCTCGACCGCCCGCTCCAGCAGCACCTTGGCCGCGGCCGGGTCCTGGCCCGCGAGCACCGCGGTGCCGCCCTCCTTAATGATGCCGGCCTTCTCGCCCGCGATCTGGGCGATGGTGTCGCCGAGGATGTGGGTGTGGTCGAGCCCGATGGGGGTCACGACGGCGACGGAGGCGTCGGCGACGCTCGTGGCGTCCCAGCGGCCCCCGAGCCCGACCTCCATGACGGCGACGTCGACGGGGGCGTCGGCGAAGGCGGCGTACGCCATGCCGGTGATGACCTCGAAGAAGGTCATGGCGACGCCGTCGATCTGCTGCTCATCGACCATCGCCACGTACGGCTCGAGGTCGGCCCACACCTCGGCGAACCGTTCCTCG
The DNA window shown above is from Tessaracoccus defluvii and carries:
- a CDS encoding bifunctional folylpolyglutamate synthase/dihydrofolate synthase, whose translation is MTHASHAELTAALTSRWPEHRVAPSLGRIAALMDLVGDPQRAMPVIQVAGTNGKGSTAIMIDALLRAAGLRVGRFASPHLSDVRERIVIDGEPISEERFAEVWADLEPYVAMVDEQQIDGVAMTFFEVITGMAYAAFADAPVDVAVMEVGLGGRWDATSVADASVAVVTPIGLDHTHILGDTIAQIAGEKAGIIKEGGTAVLAGQDPAAAKVLLERAVEVGAPIRAEGPDFGLLDRSLAIGGQLLRIETAGGPVGDVFLPLFGEHMARNVALAVAAVEAFLGSKPLNPEIVVEGIGAVEAPARLELVRPAPAIVVDTAHNPQAARVTIDAMAESFDFTNLVGVVAMMQDKDAEAVLEIFAEKMDQVVITKVSSSPRARAVDDLADLAETVWATHQVHRAPTMAEALELAVMLADTSDGQTGVLVAGSVIAAGEARDLLATREDL